The Aquamicrobium lusatiense genomic sequence TGACCTCCGATATGCTTGCCCTCAACGAGATTTACCGCGATGCGGCCGAGACCGCCGGCGGAGAATTCGTCGACATATGGGAAGGCTTCGTCGACGAAAACGGCGCCTTCATCACCAGAGGCCCCGACATCAACGGCCAGCCCGTGACCCTGCGCGCCGAGGACGGCATCAACATGACGCGCGCCGGCAAGCGCAAGGTCGCTTTCTACACCGAAAAGCCGTTGCTGAAGCTGCTCGGGCTGGCTTCTCCCAATGCCACGACGGCAGATCTGGTGCTTCCGGCCCCGATCCCCGGCTCGCCGGACAGCCCGCAGATGCCGGTCAATATCGACCGCACGCCGCCGATGCTGCTGAGCGACCCGGCACTGGACGGCGGCACGGAACTGCTCGGCGCGTCCCTGCCGACCAAAGACACCCCTGCAAAAAAAGAGCAGGATACGCGTGAGGCCGGCAAGGTCTCTCCCGGCCGGGCCGACGATTTCACATGGCCGCCGCAGCGCACGACCGCGACGGCTGCGCCGCAGGAGACGACCGGTTCCGTGACCCGCAGGAACTGACGCCTTTCCGGCAAAAGTGGCGGCAATCTTGCCCCCGGAATTGGCCTTAAAGCGTGTCGCGATCTTTCAGATTCGTTCCTTACGCTTTAAGTTTCTGCTTTTGCGCATGTCGTTGTCCCGAAACCGGTTCCCACTTTTGGGCGGCATGCTCTAAGGCTTGTGGGGATTCACAAGGAGCGTGAGATGTGATTCACGCTTTGGATGGATCGCTATGTTTTGACGGACGCCCAATGGGCGAGGATGGAACCGCACTGTCTGGGGAAGCGCAGCGACCCCGGCCGGAGCGGCAGCGACAATCGTCGGTTTGTGGAGGCGGTGCTCTGGATCGCCCGCACGGGTAGCCCTTGGCGTGACCTTCCGGCGCATTTCGGCAATTGGAGCACGGCCTTTAGGCGTTTTAGAGATTGGCGCGCAGCCGATGTCTTCATCCGGCTTTTCGAGGCGTGCTCGGACGAGCCGGACATGGAATATGCCATGGTCGATGCGACGATCGTAAAGGTCCACCGGCACGGTCAGGGCGCAAAAGGGGGACTCAGAGCCAGGCCATCGGCCGCTCCAAAGGCGGTATGACGACCAAAATCCTCGCGCTCACCGACGCGCTGGGCAATCTGGTCCGCTTCCGCCTCATGCCGGGCCATCGCTTCGACACAGTCGGAGTTCCGCCTTTGCTCGACGGCATCGCCTTTGGGGGCCTGATCGCCGACAAAGCCTTCGATAGCGACGCCATCGTCGCCGATCTCGACGCACGCGGCGCCAAGGTCGTCATCTCCCAGCATCCGAGCCGCGCAAAGCCGCTCCCGCTCGATCGCGACCTCTACAAATGGCGCCATCTCATCGAAAACTTCTTCTGCAAGCTCAAGGAGTTCAAGCGCATCGCCATGCGCGCCTGCAAGACGGACCGCAGCTTCTCAGCCATGATCTATCTCGCCGCAGCCGTCATCAATTCACAATGAACCCCCACAAGCCTTAGAGCGCCGTCACCGCGGCAGCAGCGAGGCCCCCATCAGCGCCTCGTCGATGGCGCGCGCGGCCTGCCGGCCTTCGCGGATCGCCCATACCACCAGCGACTGGCCCCGCCGTGCATCGCCGGCAGCGAACAGGCGGTCCATGCTGGTGCGATAGTCGCGGTCGCTGGCGGCGATGTTGGTGGAGCGGCGATTGTCGGTTATCGTCTTCATGCGCCCGTCCAGTTCCGTCAGCACGCCCTTCCGGAACGGCCCGGCAAAGCCGATGGCGATGAAGGCGAGATCGGCACGAATGACGAATTCCTTGCCCGCGATAGGCTTGCGCTTCTCGTCCACCTCGCAGCACTTGACGCCGACAAGCCTGCCGTCCTCGCCGATGAATTCCAGCGTCGCCACCTGAAATTCGCGATTTGCGCCCTCGGCCTGCGAAGAAGAGGTGCGCATCTTAGTCGCCCAGTAGGGCCAGACCGAAAGCTTGTCCTCCTTCTCGGGCGGCTGCGGCCGGATGTCGAGTTGGGTGACGCGCACGGCTCCCTGCCGGAAGGCGGTGCCGACACAGTCGGATGCGGTGTCGCCGCCGCCGACCACCACGACATGCTGGCCGTTGGCGAGGATTTCCGGCGACGCCCATGCCACCGACTGGATATCTTCTCCGCCGACGCGGCGGTTCTGCTGCACCAGATAGGGCATGGCGTCGTGCACGCCTTCCAGATCGGCACCGGGAATGCCGGCGGCGCGCGGCGTTTCGGAGCCGCCGCAGTAAAGCACCGCGTCATACTCCGCCAGCAGGCTGTCCACGCTCCTGTCAACGCCGATATTCACTCCGCAGAAGAAGGTGACGCCTTCGCCCTGCATCTGCTCGATGCGGCGGTCGATGAAATGCTTCTCGATCTTGAAGTCGGGGATGCCGTAGCGCATCAGCCCGCCGGGGCGGCTCTCGCGCTCATAGACATGCACCTCGTGGCCGGCCCGGCCGAGCTGCTGCGCCGCGGCCATTCCGGCCGGGCCGGAACCGATGATGGCAACCCGCCTGCCGGTCTTCATCAGCGGCGGATAGGGCCGGATATAGCCGATCTCATAGGCCTTGTCGGCCAGCGCCTGCTCCACCGTCTTGATGGCAACCGGAATGTCCTCGAGGTTCAGCGTGCAGGCTTCCTCGCAGGGCGCGGGGCAGATACGGCCGGTGAACTCGGGAAAATTGTTGGTGGAGTGCAGGTTGCGGATCGCCGTCTCCCACTCGCCATTGTAGACGAGATCGTTCCAGTCGGGGATCTGGTTGTGCACCGGGCAGCCGGTCGGCCCATGGCAGAACGGAATGCCGCAATCCATGCAGCGCGCCGCCTGCTTTTCCACCTCGCTGTCCGACAGGGGCAGCGTGAACTCGCGAAAATGACGTATGCGATCGGATGCCGGCTGATACTTGTGAACCTGCCGGTCGATCTCCAGAAAACCAGTTACCTTGCCCATTATGCTTCCTTGACCTTTGCGTGCGGCACGCAGGCGCATGGCGCGCGGGCCGTTCGTACGGGTGCTGACGGTTCCGGGCGCGACGCCGCGCCCGACGGGTACGGGAACCCTGCGCGGCAAGGCTCCTCAGGCTAGCGCGGACGCGCCCCCGGTTTGAGGTCTGGCGGAACACCGTAGAGGAAGAGCGGCGTGCTCATTCCTATTCCGCCGCCACGTTCATGCGGGCGCGCTCCATCTCCAGAAGGGCACGGCGATACTCGACCGGCATGACCTTACGGAATTTCGGCCGGTAGCTTGCCCATTCGTCGAGAATGGCGCGGCCGCGCCTGGAGCCCGTATAGTGCACATGGTTGAGGATGAGCTGGTAAAGGCGCTCCTCGTCATGGCTGGTCATGTCGCCGGACACGTCTACCCTGCCCTTGTGGGCGATGTCGCCGCCATGATGGTGCAGCTTTTCGAGGATGTCATCCTCTTCCGGCACCGGCTCCAGCTCGACCATGGCCATGTTGCAGCGCTGCGCGAAATCGCCGTCCTCGTCGAGCACATAGGCGACACCGCCGGACATCCCGGCCGCGAAGTTGCGACCCGTGCGTCCAAGCACCACCACCACGCCGCCGGTCATGTATTCGCAACCATGATCACCGACGCCCTCGACAACCGCGATGGCCCCCGAATTGCGCACGGCAAACCGCTCGCCGGCGACGCCCGCGAAATAGGCCTCGCCCTCGATGGCCCCGTAGAGCACGGTGTTGCCGGCGATGATGGAGTCCGCGGCCACGATCTTGGTGTCATGCGGCGGACGGATGACGATGCGGCCGCCCGAAAGGCCCTTGCCGACATAATCGTTGCCGTCGCCGACCAGCTCGAACGACACCCCGCGCGACAGGAAGGCCGCGAAGGACTGGCCGGCGGTTCCCGTCAGCGTGACGGAAATCGTATCGGGCCGCAGTCCCTTGTGGCCGAAGCGGCGCACCACCTCGCCCGACAGCATCGCGCCCGCCGAACGGTCCACGTTGCGGATCGGAACCTCGATGCTCACCGCCTGTCGGGCATCGAGCGCCGGGGCGGCAAGCTCGATCAGCCTGCGGTCCAGCACATCGTCGATCGGATGGTTCTGACGCTCGGTCCAGTGCGTCTGCTCGGCCGGCGCGTCCGGCTTGTGGAACAGGCGCGAGAAATCGAGCCCCCGAGCCTTCCAGTGGTCGATGAGCGCGCGCTTTTCCAGAAGATCGGTGTTGCCGATGATCTGGTCGAGATGGGTGAAGCCCATTTCGGCCAGAAGCTCGC encodes the following:
- a CDS encoding glutamate synthase subunit beta, with product MGKVTGFLEIDRQVHKYQPASDRIRHFREFTLPLSDSEVEKQAARCMDCGIPFCHGPTGCPVHNQIPDWNDLVYNGEWETAIRNLHSTNNFPEFTGRICPAPCEEACTLNLEDIPVAIKTVEQALADKAYEIGYIRPYPPLMKTGRRVAIIGSGPAGMAAAQQLGRAGHEVHVYERESRPGGLMRYGIPDFKIEKHFIDRRIEQMQGEGVTFFCGVNIGVDRSVDSLLAEYDAVLYCGGSETPRAAGIPGADLEGVHDAMPYLVQQNRRVGGEDIQSVAWASPEILANGQHVVVVGGGDTASDCVGTAFRQGAVRVTQLDIRPQPPEKEDKLSVWPYWATKMRTSSSQAEGANREFQVATLEFIGEDGRLVGVKCCEVDEKRKPIAGKEFVIRADLAFIAIGFAGPFRKGVLTELDGRMKTITDNRRSTNIAASDRDYRTSMDRLFAAGDARRGQSLVVWAIREGRQAARAIDEALMGASLLPR